Proteins encoded in a region of the Planococcus shixiaomingii genome:
- a CDS encoding DUF2254 domain-containing protein produces MKPISYILKEKVWVTPALYSIGAILLSLASFYLDMYFTERLQNYIPQIFLTSVEVGQTILGILTAAMLTMTTFTFSTVLVVLTMYTSQFSPRAPENFIRSRSTKHVLGIFVAGFIFNLLSLLYIREDIFDHEILTTTIGILLVFFCIATFAYYIHFVATNIQISTLINKLIDDADNVISQYVELQDENFVTMENWEPVKKQETLKADSAGYIQFLDLVGLVKFAQKQDIQIDVIVKIGEYVYEGKPLMHIYTEGGKSITLNRFLTIGNEQTAEQDLGYAIQKIVEVGIRAISPGRQDPNTTNDILIRLGHLLGKMGHLKTDDLVLTDDQEINRVLYRFSPYRDILYRAYYQLSYQGRSDISVISSMTESLTVTAALAPKMRHETIWKTQLYILEGINKEALKEADWAYLQKKVDELAEMTAQKTVDLTIYNKK; encoded by the coding sequence GTGAAGCCAATTTCATATATTTTGAAAGAGAAAGTTTGGGTAACACCGGCTTTATACAGTATAGGTGCAATTCTTTTATCGCTTGCTTCATTTTACTTGGATATGTATTTTACAGAACGCCTGCAAAACTACATTCCGCAAATTTTTCTGACGAGCGTCGAAGTTGGCCAGACCATATTGGGGATTTTAACCGCTGCTATGCTGACTATGACAACTTTTACTTTTTCAACAGTTCTAGTTGTTTTGACAATGTACACTTCCCAATTCTCACCACGTGCCCCTGAAAATTTTATACGAAGCCGGTCTACTAAACATGTGTTGGGAATTTTTGTAGCCGGTTTTATTTTCAACCTGCTGTCGCTGTTGTATATACGGGAAGATATTTTTGACCATGAAATTCTTACGACCACAATCGGCATTCTCCTCGTTTTTTTCTGCATTGCAACGTTTGCCTATTATATTCATTTTGTCGCGACTAATATTCAAATCAGCACATTAATCAACAAGTTGATTGATGATGCGGATAATGTCATTTCTCAATATGTTGAATTGCAAGACGAAAACTTCGTGACTATGGAAAATTGGGAACCCGTTAAAAAGCAGGAAACCCTTAAGGCTGACAGTGCAGGATACATTCAATTTCTTGACCTCGTCGGTTTAGTAAAGTTTGCCCAAAAACAAGATATTCAAATCGACGTCATTGTGAAGATCGGTGAATATGTCTATGAAGGAAAGCCGTTAATGCATATCTATACAGAAGGCGGAAAAAGCATTACATTAAACCGCTTTTTAACGATTGGAAACGAACAGACCGCCGAGCAAGATCTTGGCTATGCCATCCAAAAAATTGTCGAAGTTGGCATTCGAGCCATATCCCCTGGAAGGCAAGATCCAAATACCACAAATGATATTTTAATCCGCCTTGGTCATCTGTTAGGGAAAATGGGGCATTTAAAAACCGACGACCTGGTGTTGACAGATGATCAGGAAATAAATCGGGTGCTTTATCGCTTTTCGCCATATCGTGATATTCTTTACCGAGCTTATTACCAGCTTTCTTACCAAGGAAGAAGCGACATTTCCGTCATTTCTTCTATGACGGAATCACTTACTGTAACTGCCGCCCTGGCACCAAAGATGCGGCATGAAACCATCTGGAAAACACAGCTTTATATTTTAGAAGGCATTAACAAAGAAGCACTGAAAGAAGCAGATTGGGCTTATTTGCAGAAGAAAGTGGATGAATTGGCTGAAATGACAGCACAAAAGACCGTAGATCTTACGATTTATAATAAAAAATAA
- a CDS encoding YndM family protein, producing the protein MNHVKALIIKFVMIAVVLLIILTGFFKVSFVDTLWISLVLTLVAYAMGDLMIFRKAGDARDQNKRNMIATISDIVVAFLVIWLVGDALIGNNPDIVTASIISAIVIGAGEWFFHKYLDRNVFPEKHDHTTTAAR; encoded by the coding sequence ATGAACCATGTTAAAGCACTTATTATCAAGTTCGTTATGATTGCCGTGGTCCTTTTAATTATTTTGACAGGATTTTTCAAAGTATCTTTCGTAGACACGTTATGGATCAGTTTGGTTCTCACTTTAGTAGCTTATGCCATGGGGGATTTGATGATTTTCCGAAAAGCTGGAGATGCAAGAGACCAAAACAAACGCAATATGATTGCTACCATCTCAGACATTGTAGTTGCCTTTTTGGTCATTTGGTTGGTTGGAGATGCATTGATTGGCAATAACCCGGACATTGTGACAGCATCCATCATTTCCGCTATCGTTATTGGGGCTGGTGAATGGTTCTTCCACAAATATCTCGACCGCAATGTTTTCCCGGAAAAACATGACCATACAACAACCGCAGCTCGATAA
- a CDS encoding DUF5658 family protein, with the protein MIAVEQKTPLKNYIWVLIILNIFDGMLTYFGLALGVITEANPLLSSFSPISIFMIKMLLSLCLFGLLFTPFVFIQSDKWRFFLISTNALYFTILLLHFFWILLLLAS; encoded by the coding sequence ATGATTGCGGTGGAACAAAAAACTCCTTTAAAAAATTACATCTGGGTGTTGATTATTTTAAATATTTTCGACGGAATGCTGACTTATTTCGGGCTTGCACTTGGGGTGATAACTGAAGCAAATCCTTTATTAAGTTCATTTTCTCCTATTTCCATTTTCATGATAAAAATGCTGTTATCGCTCTGCCTTTTCGGCTTGCTATTTACACCGTTCGTTTTTATTCAGTCCGACAAATGGAGGTTCTTCCTCATTTCAACCAATGCTCTCTACTTCACAATTCTTCTGCTTCATTTTTTTTGGATACTCCTGCTCCTGGCCTCTTAA
- a CDS encoding cation diffusion facilitator family transporter gives MEVYTNLRKGEKGAWLSIGAYIFLSAIKLSFGFTGSSEALIADGLNNLSDIIASVAVLVGLRISQKPPDENHHYGHLRAETIASLLASFIMAVIGLQVLLNAVRGFFDPTDVAPSPLTAGVAFFSAIVMYGVYRFNLNLSKQIKSAAVKAAAYDNRSDALVSIGAGIGILGAIFGAPILDTITALVVGFIIIKTAWDIFKESVLTLTDAFNEEEGETMSVIVRKVPGVRLLREFKGRNHGNVMFVDLTIAVDPSLNVMESHWITEEIERKIHKVKPNCVILVHIEPDFSTFSDTEEE, from the coding sequence ATGGAAGTATACACAAACTTGCGCAAAGGAGAAAAGGGCGCCTGGTTAAGTATTGGCGCATATATTTTTCTAAGTGCAATCAAGCTTTCTTTCGGCTTTACTGGATCTTCTGAAGCGCTAATAGCCGATGGGTTGAACAATTTATCCGATATCATCGCCTCGGTAGCCGTTCTAGTCGGCCTCCGCATTTCGCAAAAGCCGCCAGATGAAAATCATCATTATGGCCATTTACGGGCCGAAACGATTGCATCCCTCTTAGCATCCTTCATCATGGCCGTCATCGGCCTGCAAGTATTGCTTAATGCTGTCCGCGGTTTTTTCGACCCGACGGATGTCGCCCCTTCCCCGCTTACTGCTGGAGTGGCTTTCTTTTCAGCCATCGTCATGTACGGGGTATATCGTTTTAATTTGAATTTGAGCAAACAAATAAAAAGCGCTGCTGTTAAAGCGGCGGCATATGATAACCGGTCGGATGCTTTAGTGAGTATCGGCGCCGGAATTGGCATCTTGGGGGCAATTTTTGGTGCTCCAATTCTTGATACCATCACGGCTCTTGTTGTCGGTTTCATCATCATCAAAACGGCTTGGGATATTTTCAAAGAATCCGTTCTGACTTTGACGGATGCCTTCAACGAAGAAGAAGGCGAAACAATGTCGGTCATTGTCCGAAAAGTGCCGGGCGTACGCTTATTGCGGGAATTTAAAGGCCGCAATCATGGAAACGTCATGTTCGTCGATTTGACGATTGCCGTCGATCCTTCGCTGAATGTCATGGAAAGTCATTGGATCACAGAAGAAATCGAACGAAAAATCCACAAAGTAAAACCAAACTGCGTCATTCTCGTCCATATCGAACCAGACTTTTCAACTTTTTCCGATACCGAAGAAGAGTAA
- the kynU gene encoding kynureninase, giving the protein MATAIERDQKDVLARFKQEFFQPEDQIYMDGNSLGLMSKRAEAKLVELAASWKVHGIDGWTEGAHPWFTLAEEMSTRLAPLVGALSTEVMVTGSITSNIHQMLSTIYQPTSERFVIVVDELNFPSDIYAVESHLRLRGLDPATAMRKVKSRDGHTLEFDDIVSEMTDDVALLLLPSVLYRSGQLLPIRDITEAAHRKGILAGFDLAHSIGALPHDLHEDGVDFAVWCHYKYMNSGPGGTGGLYIHERHHHLLPGNAGWFGSDKTKQFDMDHQFSKAEGAGAYQIGTPNIFSMAPLLGSIELFEEAGIDAIREKSLQLTAFLRKLIKEQLPELLDVTPEADKDRGGHIALVHPEAARICKALKQAGVVPDFRTPNIIRLAPIAFYTSFNDVEEMVGRLKEIMQGELYKNFTNNRNVVA; this is encoded by the coding sequence ATGGCGACAGCAATTGAACGAGACCAAAAGGATGTTCTGGCACGATTCAAACAAGAATTTTTTCAGCCGGAGGACCAAATTTACATGGATGGCAATTCACTTGGACTCATGTCCAAAAGAGCTGAGGCCAAGCTGGTAGAATTGGCGGCCAGCTGGAAAGTGCACGGCATTGATGGCTGGACAGAAGGAGCGCATCCTTGGTTCACATTAGCGGAAGAAATGAGTACACGTCTTGCGCCATTAGTTGGCGCTCTGTCTACTGAAGTTATGGTGACAGGGTCCATCACTTCCAATATCCATCAAATGTTGTCGACAATCTATCAACCAACTTCAGAGCGGTTTGTCATTGTCGTAGACGAATTGAATTTCCCTTCAGATATTTATGCAGTGGAAAGCCATTTACGGCTCCGTGGACTAGATCCTGCAACTGCAATGCGGAAAGTGAAGAGCAGGGATGGCCATACATTGGAATTCGACGATATCGTTTCCGAAATGACAGACGACGTAGCGCTTCTTTTATTGCCATCCGTATTGTACCGGAGCGGCCAGCTATTGCCGATCCGAGATATTACAGAAGCCGCGCACAGAAAAGGGATTTTGGCAGGATTCGATTTGGCGCATTCCATCGGCGCATTGCCGCATGATCTCCATGAAGACGGGGTGGACTTTGCAGTGTGGTGCCACTACAAATACATGAATTCCGGACCGGGCGGCACTGGCGGGCTTTATATTCATGAACGCCATCATCACCTATTGCCGGGCAATGCGGGCTGGTTTGGATCGGATAAAACAAAGCAATTTGACATGGACCATCAGTTTTCAAAAGCCGAAGGAGCAGGAGCCTACCAGATAGGGACGCCGAACATCTTCAGCATGGCACCGCTTCTGGGAAGCATTGAATTATTTGAAGAAGCCGGAATTGATGCCATCCGCGAAAAATCGCTGCAGTTGACGGCTTTTTTGCGGAAGTTGATCAAGGAACAGTTGCCTGAACTGCTAGATGTAACTCCTGAAGCGGATAAAGACAGGGGAGGGCATATCGCTCTTGTGCACCCAGAAGCTGCACGCATCTGCAAAGCGCTGAAGCAAGCTGGCGTTGTCCCTGATTTCCGGACGCCGAATATTATCCGCCTGGCACCGATTGCCTTCTATACGTCTTTCAACGATGTCGAAGAAATGGTCGGACGTTTGAAAGAAATCATGCAAGGCGAGCTGTATAAGAACTTCACAAATAACCGAAATGTGGTGGCGTAA
- the kynB gene encoding arylformamidase, whose protein sequence is MNRKIIDISMELSNDTPQWPGDRPFEYGLTATKEESGSVNVGEVKTSTHMGTHIDAPFHYDNDGLTIDEMPLEVYLSRAQVMDVTGLNKITSDDLKKPEEGVTTVLLKTGVWKDRTKFPEQWPVFDTSIAFWLKENGIRLLGVDVPSVDQETSKDMEMHQAMNREDRYILESVVLDDVAEGVYELIALPLKIKGAEGSPVRAILHT, encoded by the coding sequence GTGAATAGGAAAATCATCGATATTTCAATGGAATTAAGCAACGATACCCCGCAATGGCCTGGCGATCGGCCTTTCGAGTACGGTCTAACAGCGACAAAAGAAGAAAGTGGTTCAGTGAATGTTGGAGAAGTGAAAACGAGCACGCATATGGGCACGCATATCGATGCGCCTTTCCATTATGACAACGATGGATTGACAATAGACGAAATGCCGCTAGAGGTCTATTTATCAAGAGCGCAAGTAATGGATGTTACAGGGCTGAATAAAATAACGAGCGATGACTTGAAAAAGCCGGAAGAAGGCGTAACAACGGTGCTGCTAAAAACCGGAGTTTGGAAAGATCGCACAAAATTCCCGGAACAGTGGCCTGTTTTCGATACGTCAATCGCTTTCTGGCTCAAGGAAAATGGCATCCGTCTTCTCGGCGTGGATGTTCCATCAGTCGACCAGGAAACGAGCAAAGACATGGAGATGCATCAAGCGATGAACCGAGAAGACCGTTATATTTTAGAATCCGTTGTGCTGGATGATGTGGCAGAGGGAGTTTACGAGCTCATTGCGTTGCCGCTGAAAATCAAAGGTGCTGAAGGAAGTCCAGTTCGCGCCATTCTTCACACATAA
- a CDS encoding low molecular weight phosphatase family protein encodes MSKHTVYFLSPQQQRGLMAEIWANRLKLPDWEIRSAAWEQDSFYSDTPIEVMKEIMLDIPEVKPRSYNLQEVSEADLIIALHDGDFEQGDIPSDLPAQKLLRWDIRNPELRSTNSLEQWALYQEICDEIAINIKKLEPYFRSEYIKNPVS; translated from the coding sequence ATGTCTAAACATACCGTGTATTTTTTGTCTCCCCAACAGCAACGTGGGCTCATGGCTGAAATTTGGGCAAATCGCCTAAAGCTTCCTGATTGGGAGATACGAAGTGCAGCCTGGGAGCAGGACTCATTTTATAGCGATACTCCGATTGAAGTCATGAAGGAAATAATGCTGGACATACCGGAAGTTAAACCAAGGTCATATAATTTGCAAGAAGTCAGTGAAGCGGATTTAATCATTGCTTTGCATGATGGGGATTTTGAACAAGGTGATATTCCATCAGACCTGCCAGCACAGAAACTATTGCGTTGGGACATCCGAAACCCAGAATTGCGGTCAACCAATTCTTTAGAACAATGGGCCCTTTATCAGGAGATTTGCGATGAAATCGCTATTAATATTAAAAAATTGGAACCATATTTTCGTTCTGAATATATCAAAAACCCTGTATCTTAA
- a CDS encoding universal stress protein, which yields MYKNILVAYDGSEGSRLAFEKALEFKKALPNVELSIIYVNEEHQETAGFMDTENASAPVVSAKVDSQYAQFMPPEIGNKGYRSPREFEDTSTEYSKHMHNSIQQQLDAQNVAGAVLALEGNAAKTIPAFIEEQKIDLLIIGNSGKSGLQRFFVGSMSRKLLKESPCSVLVVK from the coding sequence ATGTATAAGAATATCCTGGTCGCCTATGATGGTTCGGAAGGAAGTCGACTGGCATTCGAAAAAGCACTTGAATTCAAGAAAGCACTTCCTAACGTCGAACTATCTATTATTTATGTGAATGAAGAACATCAAGAAACTGCCGGATTTATGGACACCGAAAACGCTTCTGCTCCAGTAGTGTCGGCAAAGGTAGACAGTCAATATGCTCAGTTTATGCCCCCGGAAATCGGGAATAAGGGCTATAGATCTCCTCGGGAATTCGAGGACACCTCCACTGAATATTCTAAGCATATGCACAATTCCATTCAGCAGCAATTGGATGCTCAAAATGTGGCGGGAGCTGTCTTGGCTCTAGAAGGCAATGCAGCAAAAACAATTCCGGCCTTTATTGAAGAGCAAAAGATTGATTTGCTGATTATAGGAAATAGCGGAAAATCAGGCTTGCAACGTTTTTTTGTCGGCTCTATGAGTAGAAAATTGTTAAAAGAATCACCTTGTTCCGTATTAGTCGTAAAATAG
- a CDS encoding ABC transporter ATP-binding protein, producing MFDVLWKLRWFFKENWLRYSVAIGLLFLANIIEIIPPWLIGVAIDSIAQGELTSTLLWQYIAVLAGSLILAYVINFIWQYQLFGGAYVIERQLRSSLMGHFLKMTPTFYEKNRTGDLMARATNDLRAISETAGFGILTLVDSTLYMATIIVAMGMLVSWELTFFAMIPLPILAIIVQILGKKIHERYTAAQDAFGDMNDSVLESVGGVRVIRAYVQERASEQQFAEMTDDVYEKNMAVERIDALFTPVTKVLTSISYMIGLGYGAFLVADGTMTLGDLVAFNVYLGMIVWPMFAIGELINTLQRGNASLDRVNETLDYAEDVVDPVNPKFADKPEKIGFRDVSFTYPQSSSINLQGINLSMNSGQTLGIVGKTGSGKTTFVKQLMREYPLGKGSIQMNEIDLNDLTKDQLRSWIGYVPQDHVLFSRTIRANILFGKSDATEEEIRQALRLSYFEKDLEMLPSGLDTLVGEKGVALSGGQKQRISIARALIKNPEILILDDSLSAVDAKTEAKIIENIQRERSGKTTIITTHRLSAVQHADWIVVLDDGKVIEEGTHDDLLKARGWYNEQFLRQQIEEV from the coding sequence ATGTTTGATGTTTTATGGAAATTAAGATGGTTTTTTAAAGAAAACTGGCTGCGGTACTCAGTAGCCATCGGTTTATTGTTTCTTGCCAATATAATCGAAATTATTCCGCCTTGGCTGATTGGCGTTGCAATCGACTCCATCGCTCAAGGAGAGTTGACGAGCACACTGCTATGGCAATACATTGCTGTCTTGGCGGGTTCGCTGATCCTGGCTTATGTCATCAATTTCATCTGGCAGTATCAGTTGTTTGGTGGAGCCTATGTCATTGAGCGGCAGCTTCGCTCGAGCTTAATGGGGCATTTTTTGAAAATGACACCTACTTTTTATGAAAAAAATCGGACTGGCGATTTGATGGCGCGTGCCACCAATGATTTAAGAGCGATTTCGGAAACTGCAGGATTTGGCATTTTGACGTTAGTTGACTCAACATTGTATATGGCGACGATTATCGTTGCGATGGGAATGCTTGTTTCATGGGAATTAACGTTTTTTGCGATGATTCCTCTGCCGATTCTTGCAATCATCGTCCAAATTTTGGGCAAGAAAATTCATGAGCGGTATACAGCCGCACAGGACGCATTTGGGGATATGAACGACAGCGTGCTGGAATCAGTAGGCGGCGTTCGTGTTATCCGGGCTTATGTTCAAGAACGGGCTTCTGAACAGCAATTTGCCGAGATGACCGACGATGTCTATGAAAAAAACATGGCGGTCGAACGGATAGATGCCTTGTTTACTCCAGTAACCAAAGTGCTCACATCTATCAGCTACATGATTGGACTCGGTTACGGTGCGTTTCTTGTAGCTGACGGCACGATGACACTTGGGGATCTTGTCGCGTTTAATGTCTATTTAGGAATGATCGTCTGGCCGATGTTTGCAATTGGTGAATTGATCAATACGCTGCAGCGAGGCAATGCTTCGCTTGACCGAGTGAATGAAACGCTCGATTATGCAGAAGATGTGGTCGATCCTGTGAATCCGAAATTTGCAGACAAACCTGAAAAAATCGGTTTCCGTGACGTAAGCTTTACGTATCCACAGTCGAGTTCCATTAATCTGCAAGGCATCAATTTATCGATGAACAGCGGACAGACGCTTGGCATCGTCGGAAAAACCGGCAGCGGCAAAACGACGTTCGTCAAACAGCTGATGCGGGAATATCCGTTGGGTAAAGGCTCAATCCAGATGAACGAAATCGACTTGAACGATTTGACAAAAGATCAGCTCCGCAGCTGGATCGGCTATGTTCCGCAGGATCATGTGTTGTTCTCCCGGACCATACGCGCAAATATCCTATTCGGGAAATCCGATGCGACAGAAGAAGAAATTCGCCAAGCCTTGCGCTTGTCTTATTTTGAAAAAGATTTGGAAATGCTGCCTAGCGGGCTCGATACACTGGTCGGCGAAAAAGGGGTCGCTTTATCCGGTGGGCAAAAGCAGCGCATATCCATTGCGAGAGCGCTGATAAAAAATCCGGAAATCCTTATTTTGGATGATTCACTGTCCGCAGTGGATGCCAAAACCGAAGCGAAAATTATTGAAAATATTCAAAGAGAGCGTTCCGGCAAAACAACTATCATTACGACGCATCGGCTTTCGGCTGTTCAACATGCTGATTGGATCGTTGTACTCGATGACGGTAAAGTCATTGAAGAAGGAACGCATGACGATTTGTTGAAGGCCCGCGGTTGGTATAATGAACAATTCCTCCGACAGCAAATCGAGGAGGTGTAA
- a CDS encoding ABC transporter ATP-binding protein: MGTGKRLIKYSMQYKFILILGMVLLAIAVAADLAAPLIAKEIIDNHISTSNGEVDFEPIARLLVVFFITAIITAVFRYLQYMYLQKGANGIIKKMRNDVYEHTQTLPIRYFDNLPAGKVVARITNDTEAIRDLFVTVLSQFATSFMYMGGIYVALFYLNWKMALITLGLIPLLYFWMLFYRKYAANYNHVVREKLSDMNAMINESIQGMTIIQAFRREKQMIEEFEEMNNKHFKFQQKLLVLEAAASYNLVGVLRSMIFILFIWYFGAASMSGNEAISVGIMYAFVDYIIRLFNPISGIVNQFAKLEKALVAAERVFALLDEDGEAVNDEKIARYRGNVRFDNVWFAYKEEEYVLKDISFEAKQGETVALVGHTGSGKSSIMNLLFRFYDVTEGAITIDGINVSTMSRQALRQHMGIVLQDPYLFSGTIESNITLGDKRITRQMVEDALVAVGGERVLKHLPKGIDEPVVEKGSTLSSGQRQLVSFARALAFDPAILILDEATSNIDTETEEIIQHAMEVLKKGRTTFIIAHRLSTIKNADRILVLDRGEIAESGSHEELMKLGGTYYQMYQIQSGVSQTQIVG; the protein is encoded by the coding sequence ATGGGGACAGGGAAACGATTAATAAAATATTCGATGCAATATAAATTTATTTTAATTTTGGGAATGGTGCTTTTAGCAATCGCTGTAGCTGCCGATTTGGCGGCACCGCTTATTGCGAAAGAAATCATCGACAACCACATTTCCACTTCAAATGGAGAAGTTGATTTTGAACCGATTGCGCGGCTGTTGGTGGTATTTTTCATAACCGCCATCATAACCGCGGTTTTCCGCTATTTGCAGTATATGTATCTGCAAAAAGGGGCAAATGGCATTATTAAGAAAATGCGTAACGACGTTTATGAACATACGCAAACTTTGCCGATCCGCTATTTTGACAACTTGCCTGCGGGAAAAGTGGTAGCGCGCATCACGAACGATACGGAAGCGATCCGTGATTTGTTTGTAACGGTGCTGTCCCAATTTGCAACAAGCTTTATGTACATGGGCGGTATTTACGTGGCACTGTTTTACTTGAACTGGAAAATGGCGCTCATCACACTTGGTTTGATTCCGCTGCTTTATTTCTGGATGTTGTTTTACCGGAAATACGCGGCAAACTACAACCATGTGGTGCGGGAGAAGTTGAGTGACATGAACGCGATGATCAATGAATCCATTCAAGGCATGACGATCATCCAGGCTTTCCGCCGCGAAAAGCAGATGATTGAAGAGTTCGAGGAAATGAACAACAAGCATTTTAAGTTCCAGCAAAAACTTTTGGTGCTGGAAGCTGCAGCTTCCTATAATCTCGTCGGTGTTCTTCGTTCGATGATTTTTATCTTATTCATCTGGTATTTTGGAGCGGCTTCCATGTCAGGGAACGAAGCGATATCGGTCGGCATTATGTATGCATTTGTCGATTACATCATTCGCTTGTTCAATCCGATCAGCGGCATCGTTAACCAGTTTGCTAAACTTGAAAAGGCGCTGGTTGCAGCTGAGCGGGTATTCGCTTTGCTCGATGAGGACGGGGAAGCCGTCAACGATGAAAAAATCGCACGTTACCGCGGCAACGTCCGCTTCGACAACGTTTGGTTTGCTTATAAGGAAGAAGAGTATGTGTTGAAGGATATTTCTTTTGAAGCGAAGCAAGGGGAAACGGTTGCACTCGTCGGCCATACCGGATCCGGAAAAAGTTCTATTATGAATTTGCTGTTCCGTTTCTATGACGTGACAGAAGGTGCAATTACGATTGACGGCATCAATGTTTCGACAATGAGCCGTCAGGCGTTGCGCCAGCACATGGGGATTGTTCTGCAAGACCCTTATTTGTTCAGCGGCACCATCGAGTCGAATATTACACTTGGCGACAAGCGAATTACACGACAAATGGTGGAAGATGCCTTGGTGGCAGTAGGCGGGGAACGTGTCTTGAAGCATTTGCCAAAAGGCATAGACGAACCCGTCGTAGAAAAAGGCAGCACGCTTTCTTCCGGCCAACGCCAATTGGTGTCGTTTGCTCGGGCGCTCGCTTTTGATCCAGCTATTTTGATTTTGGATGAAGCGACGTCCAACATCGATACAGAAACCGAAGAAATCATCCAGCATGCCATGGAAGTCCTGAAAAAAGGTCGTACGACGTTCATCATCGCACACCGGCTATCGACCATCAAAAATGCTGACCGCATCTTGGTGCTCGACCGCGGCGAAATCGCCGAATCCGGTTCTCATGAAGAATTGATGAAACTCGGCGGCACATACTATCAGATGTATCAAATTCAATCAGGAGTGTCCCAAACCCAGATCGTTGGGTAA
- a CDS encoding YheE family protein: MLQHFKFTPMFENRQLPGWNISFFYKNERVTGEYHPDGSIVWLSKQPDDEETVKKMIHELMLFHVYD; encoded by the coding sequence ATGCTGCAACATTTTAAATTTACACCAATGTTTGAGAATCGCCAACTTCCAGGGTGGAACATTTCATTTTTTTATAAAAATGAACGGGTTACTGGCGAATACCATCCAGACGGCAGCATCGTTTGGCTATCAAAACAGCCTGATGACGAAGAAACTGTCAAAAAGATGATACACGAGCTAATGCTCTTTCATGTATACGATTAA
- a CDS encoding DUF445 domain-containing protein: MTELDILVTILFMTVIGALIGGFTNYIAIKMLFRPYKALYIGKWRLPFTPGLIPKRRDELSTQLGRTIVQHLLTPETFKKRFFNEEMAHKTERWIQNQLNVHVFQSPRTLNGWLEGVGQHGVDARIEAKLDELVERQALSLASYIDGKTVGELVPDKWKEETELKMVQGAKYAIDRGSDFFASLEGRAAIKNLLDEFLASRGRIGSVLHSILGESRPLVDRLQPEIIKFLNSPRTFELVVTLAYGEWEKFQERKADDLLKEFDFEPLLLAVKQYAKEIANVEGRLNATLAETWPTGVEWTRTNFTPLVTEFIFQQGEEKLEEALLKVDIEGMVKTQVDSLPLERLEELVLGISQRELKMITALGFILGGFIGIFQGLFSIMMNSI; encoded by the coding sequence GTGACGGAATTGGATATATTAGTGACGATACTGTTTATGACTGTTATCGGTGCGTTGATCGGGGGCTTTACAAACTACATTGCCATCAAAATGTTGTTCCGTCCCTATAAAGCACTTTATATTGGCAAGTGGCGCTTGCCGTTTACACCGGGGCTGATCCCGAAACGGCGTGATGAACTGTCGACTCAACTTGGCCGGACCATTGTTCAGCACTTGTTGACGCCAGAAACATTCAAGAAACGGTTCTTTAATGAAGAAATGGCCCATAAAACGGAACGATGGATACAAAATCAGTTGAATGTTCATGTATTTCAGTCGCCAAGAACGCTGAATGGCTGGCTAGAAGGCGTGGGCCAGCATGGGGTAGACGCTCGCATCGAGGCAAAGCTTGATGAATTGGTGGAGCGGCAGGCACTATCGCTCGCTTCTTATATTGACGGGAAAACCGTAGGTGAACTGGTTCCGGACAAATGGAAAGAAGAAACGGAATTAAAAATGGTGCAAGGAGCTAAGTACGCTATAGATCGCGGTTCTGATTTTTTTGCATCGCTTGAAGGCCGTGCCGCCATTAAAAATTTGTTGGACGAATTTTTAGCTTCTCGTGGACGGATCGGCAGTGTGCTGCATTCGATATTGGGCGAATCACGTCCTTTAGTGGATCGGCTTCAGCCGGAAATTATTAAATTTTTGAATTCACCGCGTACATTCGAGCTGGTCGTTACCCTCGCATATGGTGAATGGGAAAAGTTCCAAGAACGAAAAGCCGACGATTTGTTGAAGGAATTTGATTTTGAACCGCTTCTCTTGGCGGTTAAACAATATGCCAAAGAAATCGCTAATGTCGAAGGGCGATTAAACGCGACACTTGCTGAGACTTGGCCAACAGGGGTAGAATGGACAAGAACTAACTTTACTCCGCTTGTGACGGAGTTCATCTTCCAACAGGGAGAAGAGAAGTTAGAAGAAGCTTTGCTGAAAGTTGATATTGAAGGCATGGTGAAAACGCAAGTTGATTCTCTTCCATTAGAACGCTTAGAAGAATTGGTTCTTGGAATTTCACAAAGGGAATTGAAAATGATCACAGCACTAGGATTTATTCTTGGGGGCTTTATCGGGATTTTCCAAGGGCTCTTTAGTATCATGATGAATTCAATATAA